Sequence from the Hylaeus volcanicus isolate JK05 chromosome 1, UHH_iyHylVolc1.0_haploid, whole genome shotgun sequence genome:
TCCATATAGTCCCTGCTTACGATTCAATGGTCTTGTCatacttcaatttttcaatcatgatacgatgaaaaatgtaaataaaagagacAGACTAAACGGTGCTATATTTCTGGATAGAGAAAATACTCACGTGATGCCAGGATGCAAGGCATACTTCTTCTTTTCTAAACGAGCCTTGAACGTAAATATATCGTGACGCTCCGTTTTCTTCCACAGGtaataaaattgcactaaCTCCCCAACAGATCGCGTTCTGACCTGtaacagtaataaaaataatagcaaCGTTACTTAGAATTATTTCCCATTCTTCGAGAAAATACTAAGTACCATTCGCACCTTGTTCTTTTGTATCAGATGAAAATCTTTCCCGTAACTTCGCAATCCAGACTCAAAATTATGACATTCCTCTTCCGACCAAAGGCTAACTGCATCCGTAGGCGGCACAACGTTCATTCTACGTCTTCTTAAAGCTTCTTCAAGATTGTAACCACATTGTAGCAATAGATACAATGCTTGCTCGTCGTCTCTAATGTGAGATCCTGTAGGTAGAGAACCGCCTTTTACAGCTGGTAACTGTGCCCGTTCTAAAAATTCTTCGGTTTCTTCTTCAGGTATATGGCTGGGATCCCATAACATTTTGTCCTCGTTTTCGTAAGGTAATGCGTCATCGTAACGACAAAGACCTTCCGGTATAGCTGCTTGATAATCGCTACCAACCATGATTGTCTTCTTCCAATCCTCTTCATCTGGACTATAATCGCAAtcgtcttcttcctcctcGCTCTGTGGTCGTGATACGCTTCGCAGTAACCTTGAAGTACCACTGCCTATACCGCTGCTAATTATTCCATCTTCTCCTCCGTCTACCGTGCCACTTCCGACGCTACCTTCTACTCCGGTAACAGTATTATCGTCTGTTGTACAGCTTCCAAGTCCAGTTATACTGCTACACTTAGCGGAAACAGTACTTCCTATCGTTGTAGTCGTTCTTGCATTTTCATTGTTACTACAGCCATCGATCATAGAACATTCTTCAGCTTCACCTTCTTCATCGTCGTCATCATCGTCGTGAATCCTATGTCGTCTACTATTGTCTCCAGTACCTACGCTACTGGCACCGCTTCCTTTTATCGTTGATCCTGATACCAAGGACGTCGAATCTTTTCCTTTCACCAACAtttctgtataaaattgtttgagATCTGGCTCGTTACTAGTTGCGTCTGcttcgtcatcgtcgtcgtcgtcgtccgcATCATTGTCACCCTTATCCGAATACTGTCCTTCGACTTCCGGATCACCGCTTCCAGATGGAATTAACATTCGATCCGAACTGTTCGAATTTTCCGTCGACGGATCTCCGTATCCGTACATTGCAAGTAGATCTTTTAGTGGCATATCACCTTCCTGAAAGAAGACAAGAACACAAATGATCATCAAGCCGGATATAACAAATAGACTAAACATACGAATCTCACTACAAGAACGCACTTTGAGTCCAAAGTGTTGTAGAAACTTAtcataattgtaattatttatgggcttgattttttcatttcacaggCTTGATCCTAGAATAGTTGGGATCAGAATCTTGTTACAAAGTGAACATCGTATATATTAAAGTTTTTGCTCAGACATCGCAGAATTATACCTTTTGCAAGTTGGACAACTCGTTGTGAGAATCTTCACTACCTTCTAAagcttcttcttcgtctaAAGTGCGTTCATCGTCAAAATCATTTACCATCGTTTCTGTAGCTGAACCCATTTCATAATCTCGATCTGccctataaaatattaaatatttaaaatttcattcgtttttttgggtaattgttaattgcaaaaatggtaATGATCGATGTAGATCCACGTATACTAACATGTTTATATCTTTTGGAGTAATCAGCATAGAAACATATCGTGTAGATATTAGAATTATATATCTAATATGTGCACAGGGCGATATGCACCATTAGAATGTTGAAAGAGGTTGTCCTTAAACTACCTGAATTGTACATGTTGTTTCATGTAATCAATGTAACGTATCGAGAGGATATAATATGCAATTTACGACGCATACCTAACCTTAATTTGTTATGACTCGTACAGAGTTTATAGCTACAGTAACAACTCATATttcgataaacaatattaagtACGTCTTAAAGTCTTTTGTTATCGGCACTTCATACTATACTAAATTTCACTTCACCTCACtacaaatctttttaatttcaatgtcgTATATCTTCACAAAGAATGGTAAATTTTTCAGCGCAAATACTTGATAATACATCCAACATTCTTCTAAGACACAATTTTAACTGATTAAAAATCCATTTGAACCGTTTTAACAGAGATAACACaaagttattataaactttaagaaaattaGTCGAAACACACacaatacattatttatattcatcgaATGTATCATTACACTCCTGCTGCAGCATTCTAAAAAGCGGGAAAGCCATGGAATCATTGGGTGCATCCAGAAAGCCCACCATAAAGACGCTCCTGAGCAAGTTTTTgtattagtggcgccatccgtgggaaaacgctcaagttggtagtgaaaatagtttctaaTGTGTTttctagatggcgccactaactaAAGGGCTTAGTAATTACTgtcaaattaaataactattcatacgattagtaaattttacatattaacgCTATACTGTAGTGTTATAAAGCAATAAATTGTactaattatacatttatgacaAAAAAAAGGGTAATCGATAAAGATgtcagtggcgccatctatgATCGACGGTGGGAATTATTGTCACTACAAACTTCGGGTAAAGGTTCCAAAATTAGTTCATCCTTTTTACCGCAAGATGGCGATCCATTAGTTGGTCCATGAAACGCAACACAGGTATGGCGTCACTGAGTGTTATTCTTTCTGGATGGATCATGATGCATTCATTGCGCGACCAATGACAACGCTTGAATTATTGTTATCAGCATCTTATCATTGGCTGAAAAACGCGTTTtcctaaatattttcttatgaatCATTGTGAATTCTCCTTAACATACTACAAATCGCTACacattttgaattaataatttaaattcgaacTGTTTAGAAATGTATGACTACATAGAAATTCTCAAATTATGCTATAAGTACTTATaatatattcgaatatatatatatatgtacatacagaATGCAGTATGTAGAATGTTCAATTgaatttatgcaaatgtaCGTTCACGtacacttttaattaataatacgcTACCCAAACCCAACAGTTCATTTCATTGTCTACTTCCATTAGCGAtatatcgatacatttttttattcatataattcaTTGTTGCTCGGCTTGttgtattttatgaaatagtaTATTGTGtaggaagaaataaattattttttatatgcaatatGTTCTCCTTACCTGCAAGACATAACTACTGTAAAGGAAAATTGGTAaatatattgcaatttttatacaatatattgaactgactattttcaaaatgcattCATGTTTTAGATTGGTAATAAAAACGTAGTATTAGTATTTAAGGCATCAAGGTATGTAAcataatatatgtagaatatatgaACACTATGaacagaagaatttattttctctcgaatatatttttacctaTTATAGGAGCACAATAGCTGAAAGAAATGATGGatatcaatatattaaaaaaagcaaAACCCCTACAATGCATTTTCAACCATCTCTACCAAGATTGCCTATTCCTAAGCTTGAGGACTCATgcaaaagatatttaaatgctCAAAAACCTTTATTATCTAATGAGCAATTGGACAAGACTACATCCTATGTTAATGAATTTCTTACTAAACCTGGTATTGATTTGCAAAAGAAACTTATTGCAAAAGATGTCAAAAATCTTCATACTAGCTATATTAGTGAACCATGGTTTGACATGTACCTAAGAGATCGTAAGCCTTTACCTATCAATTACAATCCTTTCATAGTTTTTGCACCAGAAGACAATTCACTGTATAATGCACAGTTAGTGAAAGCTACAAATCTACTTATATCATCATTAAGATTCATGAAATCATTGAAGGAAAATATTCTACCACCAGAAGTGTTCCACTTAAATCCCAAGAAGTCTGATACAGATTTATTTCATACTGTTACAAGATTGTTACCATCTCGAATCAGTTGGTATGGAGCTTATTTATTCAAGGTGAATTTGTTTTATCTGTAGGACATAAAAGTactatagtataataaaataataataataatataataaataataataataataaaataatttgaaaaggggaataagtaaaaaataaaaaataattgaaaggtATAACCTTTCAGTAgatgatgaaaaatattatcttattaGAAGTAATTCTTATTACAGGCCTATCCTTTGGATATGTCTCAATATCACAACTTGTTTAATACAACAAGGTTgccaaaaatagaaaaagatgaaatttatcaaaatacatCTGCAAGACATGTAATTGTAATGAGAAAAGGACATTTCTACTCTATTGATGTATTAGATGAAAATGGCTATATATATGAACCAAAAACCATAGCAAATTGCCTGAAAtctattttagaaaacaatagACCAGCTAATGAATGTCCTATTGGAGTACTTACAACAGCAGAACGTAATTTGTGGGCTAATACTAGAACACATTTATCAGAAATTGGTAATCAAGACCTTCTGAAGAAAATAGACTCAGCTGTATTTATGATGATACTAGATGATGTGTGTCTTGGCACTGATTACAATAAATTGGTTGGGACATTCCTCCATGCAGATGGAACAAATAGATGGTTTGATAagtcattttctttaattgtcACTCAAGACGGATATGCAGGAGTAAATTTTGAACATTCATGGGGAGATGGAGTAGCTGTTCTAAGATTTTTTAATGTGAGTATTATAAGaatagagaagaaaaatttgtaatattctatatttatttttgtaggatgtgaaaaatgatatctcaAAACAACCGAGATTCCATCCTAATGATGTCAATTACCTTCAAAGTGGAACAAGCAATGTCAAACAacttaaatttgttgtagatGATAAAGTTCAAAATATCGTTGATAGGCAAACAAAAAAGTACGAAGAATGGACGAAACAATTAAGTATAGATCACGTAATATTGGAGAAATTTGGTAAAGACGAGTGTAAAACTTTTGGAGTAAGTCCTGATGCGATCATGCAGTTAGCTTTTCAATTAGCTTTATACTATCAGGATGAACGTTCAGTAGCGACATACGAATCTTGTAGTACAGCTGCATTTAAGCACGGACGAACAGAAACTATTAGGTCTTGCACAATGGAAACAAAAGCAGTATGCGACGCTATGGTTAGAAAAAATAGCAATTTATCCAATTCggaattaaaacaattaataattaattgtagtAACGTTCATAATAAGCTCACTAAAGAAGCTGCTATGGGTATCTATAATGCACAATTACATCTGGCATTACACTAtcgaaatattgtttagagctgaacttaaaaaatgttttcatacaTTGATAGGACAAGGATTCGACAGGCATTtgtttgcattaaaaaaaatttgggaACAATCAAGTACTCCTAAACCAGCTATTTTTGAGGATCCAGCATACGATAATATAAATCATAATATCCTATCTACATCGACTCTTTCAAGCCCGGCGGTAATTGCTGGTGGATTTGGACCAGTGGTAAACAATGGATATGGAATTGGGTGAGAcacacattttctttattgtttttataaacatatcACTTGTAATCTGTTAATATATAAGGTAACTTTACGAAATTCTATGTATAACATTTAGCTAATGTTTAGGTACATGATTCAAGATAAAAGATTGGGATCTATTGTGACAAGTTATAACAACCATTGCAATTCTACTAAGTATGTAAAATGTCTGGAAGaggcatttaaaaatatttatcaagtaTTTGTTCAGTGACAATAACGctatcgaatatttataatcgaTATTCAATTACTATTGCATTCAAGTTTGTTGAACTATATCATACGtttatacgaattttataTCGCTGTTAACTACATATACaatcatgaattttatatgtataatggtATTGGagaacttttttattattgtcgAAAGAATAAAGAACTATTTTCTTATGgtgtaaaatgaattctaccAATAAGATTATATGTACTATATTTTACACATATGTGAAACAcataagaataattataaacataatattactttcatttGATACAGTTtagttggaaaaaaatatatacactaGACAAGTTCAAAAGAGAGTGCTATAATGCACTCAAGATACCATAAACAAGTGACAATATTACagcaataattttacattgcTAAAAATAGTTTAACAACTATTTAAGACCAGTtctatttgtaacaaaattacacTTGTTCGAAACAGAGATCTACTGATTTTAAATgagaagtaatttttttacattgattcaaacagaaaaataattctaagtTTCCCTTCTATTTGTTTCCATCTACTTTTCGTTTAATGATTACTAAATATGGAATGGAATTTTGTGATTccaaaaaaatactttatatgGTTGTTCATGGTGCTGATTTTTATCCTAAATTTATACCTTATCTCCCATTTTTACTTTAGATGTCtataagaatgaaaaaaattattaataaaaaaattaaaagtaaggtaaatattaatatttttaagtaactTACCATATAAATACCAACAATCAATCCAAAAAGTCCAATAGCAGAACCAAAGATTTCAACTAtgagaatttttacaaatagaGCAGAATTGGCAGCATCTGAAAGAGCTGCTCCAGAACCTACAATTCCAACAGCTATACCACAAAACAGATTGACAAAACCAACAGCCAAACCGGCTCCAAACATTAAATATCCTGCTAGCCAATTTTGACTGCGAACATCATCCTTTGCCATAGCATCTTTGTAAGTAAATTCCTCTATCATTCCAGATAAGACAATGGCAGTGATCAGGCCATAAATAGCAACAGCTTCACAgaatattacagaaattaaattctttgttttaattcTTGGGGCTTTTACACCACCACCCACAATGGAGACTCCAGTTGTATGAATTCCTCTGAAACCGTTCACTTGCATtaccttttttattctttaaaaatacaagaagGTCATGATCTTTTAAAATCATAACTCACAATGCAGCACCAACTACGGATAAAGCAACCGAAAGTCCAATACCAAGGGATGCCCACATGTATGGGGATGTTTCTTCCAAAAAcctataaatgttttttttttttttaatattttatttgtctatGTAAGCATTCCTAAATAACTTAGAGATGGAAGACAAATaactaaaatttctttaccTACCATGCAACACTGACACGTTCTCCTTTTCCAGTAAATACATGGTACAATACTGCAAgaaatagtattatttaaaaaaatatatgtataagtataCTTTACAAGAATGAAGATCACATACACAACTGACAATCTTGTTCAAATAACACTAGCAGTTAGTTAAGTCAATCTGCGAGTTATCAACTTTTATGAtctttagttttatttaaaagagaatAGAGATGAATTAATACCTAGTATTATGATTGTAACGGAGGCAGTGGTTGCAAAAGTAGAACCCAAAATGTATCTCATCGCGCTGTTTTTGGTGCCGTTGTTGAGCGCAATAATTCAGGGAATCGTTGATGTATAAAcagattaatattaacgagTCTAAGGCATAAGTCAGCCACAGGtttttacaatatattaaaataagaacATTTCACGCAGGTATCGGAAGGAAGTATCGGTACTCACACCCGTTCCTATCATGTGACGTCTGATCACGTCTGAATTCTGATGCTCTTAATGGTTAAGCACAGTAGTGACATCGATCGCAGAAAAactgtattaaaattcaatttttaaatttctttaaaacgtATCGATGACTTTACGAGCACATCAATTATTCGCAAAATAAACTACAATAAACTAAAACTATTGAATATCTAGTTTCATCTATGATTTCTCCGAAATCAATTATTGAATCGCCGAAATTATTGATTTGTAGCACGATACTTAAATCGAATtacttttcattgaaataattcgaaGGCATTATTTTACGCGtctgcattatttttaatgttttgcgCGATTCTGTTTTATCTAtctgattatttttcttaaactcAAGTTTTGAAATAAAGCACAAGGTGTCCCGGAGCAAAATTTCCGACATCTAATTTTAGAATTCGTCACAGCTCATTCGTCTGGTGTCTTGTACTACCTGCAATAAAAGTGCGTGCGACAAtgtaatgttaattaattacgattcATTGTTTGCATCGAGATCGTAAAATGTCTTTTACAAAGGGGTAAGCGAACATCTTTAAAACAAGATGTGAAATATGATCTACGTTACGTTCAAACGTTTACAAAGAGAGTGACGGAATTGATTGATTTGTCGGGTAGAGTACTGATCGTAGAAATGCTTGAAATCGTACATTGGAATATCGTTCAGAGAAAGTTATGTTACTGCGTGTACCTGGAAATGAGAAACTATCGCGCAAACTAtttcagtcttcgattaaattacaTCGGTAAATTTAGAGACCTAAATTAAGGTTTGTCGACTAGAAACACGGCCGCTGAAGTTATGTGACAATCATTAGATTGCCACGCATATTAGAAATCTAGAAAATCGGATAAGATTAACTGATGAaacataatacaattaaagatttaagtgaaaatttatttaataacaaattactatttactagtatgtaatttcttttagtatttaaccatttttgttaatagtataataaagTTTGGACACTTATTTTAAGATCACCCATACAATGTTTTTTCATCTTTCCAAATTCTTTGCAGGTTTACAAAGTTTAGCGAGTTCTTCAAAACCGCTTACGATGCTGCGACGGTAGAACCATTCGCCAGTCGTTTCAAAGAATCGTCTACGAATGGAGACAGAGAAGGAATGATAAAGGTTCTCATGGACATACCGTGCATAGAGAACCTGAAGATCGTTGATTCGTACACGGGTAAGGATGATGTTAAAGCAACAGAGCTTTACAATAAAAGTCGAACGATTGACGAGAATGATGTTACGCGAGATGAGGAAAATAGAATTAGCCTCCTCATCGAAACACTGTTTACGGCCAGTGTGAGTAGTAGATTATTCCTGGACGCGCTCGTAGACTGCGCACGACATTGGTACGACTCGAAGGCTTTCGCGAAATGCCTCAAGTACTGTGAGTGTATGCTTGCGCTTCCAGCGAACTTTTACAATAAAACCGTAGAAAGTATGAACGATTTCTTGGAACGTAGGAACACGTGCGTACATTTAGAGAGCGAGTGCGCGAAAAATTTGAAGTCGTTGTCCTCGCGAGCCAGGAGAGCGCGTAGAAAACACAACTCGAAGCAAAGTTCATCCTTGGAGGACCCATTGGCGAATCGAGGTCGCCAGGAAGCACCAACCGTTGAAGGGAAGCGGCACAACATTCTTAAAAGTTGCTCTGACGCTGTGACTCTGCAATTCGATGAGAGAAGAGGCAGACATCTCGTTGCCACCAGGGACATTAACGCGGGAAGCGTTCTCATCGTAGATCCAACCTTTGCTTTCAGCACAAATAAAGAGGCGCTAGacagaaattgtttacattgtCACGTCACCCTTAAATGGACCGACGTTGTTAAGATTCCCTGTCATTTGTGTCGAACGGTCAGTAATCAGGGATCACCTTACTCGATACCAGGGATGGGCACGTATCGATGATTTTTCAGTTGAAATATCATCAACAGCTGAGCAAATACAGTTTGTCCATCCCTGCTCAGTACAGTTCCTGTCATTTTAATAGTTACCTTCGCATCTACTCTTGAAACCACGAGcacgtttatattattacaggTGTCTTTCTGTTCGGAGAAGTGTCGCCGTGAAGCATGGCAGATGTACCATCGATACGAATGTTCCGTATTCGACGCTTTTTACGAGAACGATTCCGAGCAAAAGCAGCGTCAAGCTACGCACTTGTTACTGGCCTATAGAATGACGATCGTGGGGTTCTTATCTTCAAACGCTGGAAAAAcgaataacaataacaatacgGAAGACGATATTCCATTTCTGAATGACAATTTCCTTCGGTATCACACTACAagcgtaaataaaatatccaacACATTAGGGATCAGTGAGGTGTACACTCCCCACGATTATCGCACCGTGTTAGCGTTAGAAACTCATTGCGCGACTTTGGAACCGAACGTGAACCTTATTCGCGCTATCGAGGCAATCTTTTTAGCAAAATGCTTTACTTTCGCCTTGAGTAGATTGGACGTTGTTTGCTTGAAGGAAACTCTTCTCTCCTTAGCTGTAGGAACATTGCATCATTTACAGGCGATTAATTGCAACGCCTACGAGATCGTAGAGAACGTGTACGACAAGGAGACTCATGTTTGGGAACCGAGACTTGTTGGCGGGGCTATCTATCCATCGGTCAGTCTTGTAAATCACAGCTGTTGCCCGAACGTCGTTCGTCATTCTTATCCATCAGGTAAAAAGCATGTGCCTTTTAAGAACGACGAAGTCTTTGTGTTCTACGAGCTTTGACGTATAATCGTGAATCACTTTCGCAGGAACAGTCGTGGTAAGAACATTACGCTTTATCGGTAAGGGTACCGAAATTCTTGATTGCTATGGGCCACATTTTCTTACCGAAGGCAGATTACAAAGACGCGAGTATTTGTGGAAAAAGTATCGTTTTCTGTGCGCATGCGAAGCTTGCACGCAAAACTGGCAGTATCCGTTACCTGAAACAATGAATTATAAATGCAGGGCATGTTCAGAAATAATCGGTACACTTAGTTTGAATGAAAAAGATACGCGGAACGTATCGAGTACACTATGTCGCAAGTG
This genomic interval carries:
- the LOC128873755 gene encoding SET and MYND domain-containing protein 4-like isoform X1, coding for MSFTKGFTKFSEFFKTAYDAATVEPFASRFKESSTNGDREGMIKVLMDIPCIENLKIVDSYTGKDDVKATELYNKSRTIDENDVTRDEENRISLLIETLFTASVSSRLFLDALVDCARHWYDSKAFAKCLKYCECMLALPANFYNKTVESMNDFLERRNTCVHLESECAKNLKSLSSRARRARRKHNSKQSSSLEDPLANRGRQEAPTVEGKRHNILKSCSDAVTLQFDERRGRHLVATRDINAGSVLIVDPTFAFSTNKEALDRNCLHCHVTLKWTDVVKIPCHLCRTVSFCSEKCRREAWQMYHRYECSVFDAFYENDSEQKQRQATHLLLAYRMTIVGFLSSNAGKTNNNNNTEDDIPFLNDNFLRYHTTSVNKISNTLGISEVYTPHDYRTVLALETHCATLEPNVNLIRAIEAIFLAKCFTFALSRLDVVCLKETLLSLAVGTLHHLQAINCNAYEIVENVYDKETHVWEPRLVGGAIYPSVSLVNHSCCPNVVRHSYPSGTVVVRTLRFIGKGTEILDCYGPHFLTEGRLQRREYLWKKYRFLCACEACTQNWQYPLPETMNYKCRACSEIIGTLSLNEKDTRNVSSTLCRKCNEKIDCKKLNNQLRKSIDKRLNAISKMYERQYAQALPQLLEHIYFIDKFFAAPNIETIKTQQCIIQCYNQFGCTSQ
- the LOC128873755 gene encoding SET and MYND domain-containing protein 4-like isoform X2 translates to MIKVLMDIPCIENLKIVDSYTGKDDVKATELYNKSRTIDENDVTRDEENRISLLIETLFTASVSSRLFLDALVDCARHWYDSKAFAKCLKYCECMLALPANFYNKTVESMNDFLERRNTCVHLESECAKNLKSLSSRARRARRKHNSKQSSSLEDPLANRGRQEAPTVEGKRHNILKSCSDAVTLQFDERRGRHLVATRDINAGSVLIVDPTFAFSTNKEALDRNCLHCHVTLKWTDVVKIPCHLCRTVSFCSEKCRREAWQMYHRYECSVFDAFYENDSEQKQRQATHLLLAYRMTIVGFLSSNAGKTNNNNNTEDDIPFLNDNFLRYHTTSVNKISNTLGISEVYTPHDYRTVLALETHCATLEPNVNLIRAIEAIFLAKCFTFALSRLDVVCLKETLLSLAVGTLHHLQAINCNAYEIVENVYDKETHVWEPRLVGGAIYPSVSLVNHSCCPNVVRHSYPSGTVVVRTLRFIGKGTEILDCYGPHFLTEGRLQRREYLWKKYRFLCACEACTQNWQYPLPETMNYKCRACSEIIGTLSLNEKDTRNVSSTLCRKCNEKIDCKKLNNQLRKSIDKRLNAISKMYERQYAQALPQLLEHIYFIDKFFAAPNIETIKTQQCIIQCYNQFGCTSQ